CATACTGAGGAAGGTCTCGGAGGAAGCCTTTGAGGTAGTCCTGGCCGCCAAAGAGGAGGGAGCCCCGGGCTTGGTGTGGGAGGTTGCTGACCTCTGGTACCACTGCATGGTGCTGTTGAGCGTCTTGGGATACAAGGCCGAGGACGTCCTTGAGGAACTTGCCCGCAGGGCGAAGAGGGATGAACAAGGGTGAGTAGGCTGCTTTCCAGAAGGAGGGGATAGAATATACGTGGGCTTGAAAGTACCCTGTGTGAACCGGAGAAGTGCCCCGAGTGCGGGGCAGGAAGTTACCTCGTACGACCGGATGGTCCGCTTCGGCTGCCGTTCTGAGCATGGGCGACAAGTACGACCTTCATATCCTGGCCTCTTGGCCACCCTCCAGGTTAAGGGCTCTCCATTAGCCCAGGCCCTGCGCTTACTGTGTTCCTCGGGCCCTCTTGCATCCTAGTCACTGGATCCAGGCGTCGTAGCCCCTGGGGCCTGGAACACACTACGGGGATGGTAGCCCAGGTTCCGCCACAGCATCGCAATAGTGTCTCCAGTGCGGGCCACTTATACCCCCTTTTTTATGACTCTCTTATGTGCGACCTGCCTTTTTACATGCCTTTTTTACAGGCTTTCCTGTACAGTCTAAGGGGGGTAGTCTCCTGCCCTCAGCCCAATTGTCTGACTCGGATGCATTCCCTGTAAGGGAGGATCAGCATGTCACATCAGTGTGAGTGTCTGGAAACTCTCCTGGAGGAGAGTATCAAGCGGAATGGCCATGGGTTTGTGTCCATCCTTCAGGACATTCAAGAAGACTGCGGTTACTTGCCCGAGGATGCACTGAGGGCCCTTGCCAGGAAGACAGGGGTTCCCCTGAGTGAGATCTACCGCACAGCAACCTTCTACAACTACTTCTCACTTGTACCCCGCGGGAAGCACCAGGTAGTCGTATGCACAGGGACGACTTGTCACGTCCGCGGAGCCAAGCGGGTGTCCAGGGAGATCACAAAGAACCTGGGAATACGCGTGGGCGAGGTGACTGAGGATCGTGAGTTCTCACTAGAGTCTGTAAACTGCCTTGGATGCTGCGCCTTTGCTCCCGTGGTGGTGGTGGATGGCAGGCACTACGGTAACCTGACTCCTGACGAGGTGAAGAAGGTGTTAGACTCCGTCAAGCGAGAAGCCGTGACCGTTGGAGCCACATGAAAGGAGAACCGTTGATGAGCGTCACACCAAGAAGACTCTTGGCACCAGGCGACCTGGCTGAGTTGGCAGATTGCCTTAAGACTCGTCTAGATACTCGGAAACCCTGCGTGACGGTGTGTGGCGACACCGGCTGTACGGTTTGCGGCTCCTTGGGGCTTGCAGAGAGTTTCCGGAACATCATCGACAAGAAGGGACTTAGTGACAAGGTTGACTTGAAGGTCACCGGATGTCTCGGCTTCTGTGAGCAGGCGCCAGCGGTCATGGCCATGCATGATGAGGTCCTGTACTGCAAGGTGACCCCGGATGACGTGGAAGAATTGCTGGAGGCGATCATTGCTGGCAAAGTAGTGGATCGCCTGGTATATGCGGATCCCGTTACGGGTCGGATTATCCCCCGTGCCAGGGATATTCCCTTCTATAGCAGGCAAACACGCATGCTCCTGGAAGCCAATTGGCATACGAACCCCGTTGACATCTACGACTACATTGCCAGGGGCGGGTAC
This genomic stretch from Bacillota bacterium harbors:
- a CDS encoding NAD(P)H-dependent oxidoreductase subunit E, whose protein sequence is MSHQCECLETLLEESIKRNGHGFVSILQDIQEDCGYLPEDALRALARKTGVPLSEIYRTATFYNYFSLVPRGKHQVVVCTGTTCHVRGAKRVSREITKNLGIRVGEVTEDREFSLESVNCLGCCAFAPVVVVDGRHYGNLTPDEVKKVLDSVKREAVTVGAT